Proteins co-encoded in one Nicotiana sylvestris chromosome 7, ASM39365v2, whole genome shotgun sequence genomic window:
- the LOC104233442 gene encoding transcription repressor OFP1-like has protein sequence MGNYRFRLSDMVPNTWFYKLKDMSTNSKSQTKKSQTSSSSLSSSSSSIFSSKSSNLQQNHNNNLSCQRKSYYFSRNLSPKNNPIPNNINISEPQKKSSKKKRNTTRKSRTSISPRFVNSTVSAGCNCRASLESVWTKDNSTTPEDYPNSPFSSSSNFSSEQESSVHSPKTFDSMILSASCHCKIHNDHGFDSVDHPPILTKPKKHQDSTNGIKKMEEKTEHKSLTVKIVKKEECTITSPKRRVSVSSSNGGVKLRTKSPRIVSRKSVSSSKKTSVGESFAVVKSSKDPQRDFKESMVEMIVENNIRTSKDLEQLLACYLSLNSDQYHDLIIKVFKQIWFDITDVQLK, from the coding sequence ATGGGTAATTATAGGTTTAGATTATCAGATATGGTACCAAATACTTGGTTTTACAAGCTCAAGGACATGAGTACCAATAGCAAAAGCCAAACGAAGAAAAGCCAAACATCATCATCCTCAttatcatcttcatcttcttcaatatTTTCCTCAAAATCATCAAATCTTCAACAAAACCATAACAACAACTTGTCATGCCAAAGAAAATCCTATTACTTTTCAAGAAACCTTAGTCCTAAGAATAATCCAATTCCCAACAACATTAATATCTCAGAGCCACAAAAAAAATCTTCCAAGAAAAAGAGGAACACTACTAGGAAATCAAGAACATCAATTTCTCCTAGGTTTGTTAATTCAACTGTCTCAGCAGGCTGCAATTGCCGTGCTTCTCTTGAATCTGTTTGGACAAAAGACAATTCCACTACTCCTGAAGATTACCCTAATTCccctttttcatcttcttctaatTTTTCTTCTGAACAAGAATCCTCTGTCCACTCTCCTAAAACATTTGATTCCATGATTCTGTCTGCATCTTGTCATTGCAAAATCCACAATGATCATGGGTTTGACTCTGTTGATCATCCTCCAATTTTGACCAAGCCCAAaaaacatcaagattcaacaaatgGTAtcaagaaaatggaagaaaaaacaGAGCATAAATCTTTAACAGTGAAGATAGTGAAAAAAGaagaatgtactattacaagtcCAAAGAGAAGAGTTTCAGTGAGTTCATCAAATGGTGGGGTTAAGCTGAGAACAAAATCTCCAAGAATTGTAAGCAGAAAAAGTGTATCTTCAAGTAAAAAAACAAGTGTTGGTGAAAGTTTTGCAGTGGTGAAATCATCTAAAGATCCACAGAGAGATTTTAAAGAATCAATGGTGGAGATGATAGTCGAGAATAACATAAGAACATCTAAAGATTTAGAACAACTTCTTGCTTGTTATCTTTCGTTGAATTCAGATCAGTATCATGATCTTATCATCAAGGTTTTCAAGCAAATTTGGTTTGATATTACTGATGTTCAGCTAAAATAG
- the LOC138873735 gene encoding uncharacterized protein — protein MEESTNDLLKKLLLDNQQLKTDFRNLERQMGQLTTNQNTRPAGALPSDTEKNPQVNAVTLKNGRELEEVPKKRKDKPIPEGELIPKATHESKKNNATSDPVEATRPPPPFPQRLQKKNDDRMFSKFLFMLSQVQLNIPLADVLREIPKYAKYIKDIVAHKRRLIEFETVALIEELTSRVQNKLP, from the coding sequence ATGGAAGAGAGTACAAATGATTTGCTAAAGAAGTTATTGCTTGACAATCAACAGCTCAAGACTGATTTTAGAAATCTTGAGAGGCAAATGGGGCAGTTAACAACAAATCAAAATACCAGACCTGCAGGCGCTCTCCCCAGTGATACAGAGAAGAACCCTCAAGTGAATGCAGTTACACTCAAAAACGGGAGGGAACTAGAGGAAGtgccaaagaaaagaaaagataagCCCATACCTGAGGGGGAGCTAATTCCTAAGGCGACACacgaatcaaagaaaaataaTGCAACTTCAGATCCAGTGGAGGCTacaaggccaccaccacctttcccccagagattgcagaaaaagaatgatgatcgcatgttcaGCAAATTTCTCTTTATGTTGAGCCAGGTTCAATTAAATATTCCACTAGCGGATGTACTTCGTGAAATTCCAAAGTATgctaagtacataaaagatatagtGGCTCACAAAAGAAGATTGATTGAATTTGAGACAGTTGCACTTATTGAGGAGTtaacttcaagggtccaaaacaagctcccttaa